CGCATGCGCTTCAGCGAGGACTTCGTGTTCGCCACGTCAACGCTCCTTTGATCCCGTCTCGGGGCCGCCGTGCATCATGCCCGAACCGCGGAGTGATTTCAAGGTGAGCGGCACCGAGCGGCAGGTCGTCCGGGCCCTCGGCTCCATCGGCGGCGCGACCCTCGTGTCGCGGGTGACGGGCTTCGCCCGCGACGTGATCGTCGCGCTCACCTTCGGCGCCGGCCCCGTGACCGACGCGTTTTTCGTCGCCTTCCGGATCCCGAACATCCTCCGGCGGCTCCTCGGCGAGGGCGCGCTCTCGACGGCGATGATCCCCGTCTTCAGCGACTACGCGGTGACGCGGCCGCGCCCCGAGCTCCTCCGGATGCTCCGTGCGGTGCTGGCGCTGGCACTGGTCGCGCTCACGGTGACGACCGTGCTCGGCGTCCTGGCGGCGCCGTGGATCCTGCGGGTGATCGCGCCGGGCTTCGCGTCCGACCCCGGGCAGGCGGCGCTCGCGACCCTCCTGACACGCGCGATGTTCCCGTACCTGGTCCTCGTCGGGCTCGCCGCGGTGGCGACCGGCATCCTGTACGCGCAGGGGCGCTTCTTCGCCGGCGCGATCGGCCCCGCGGTCATGAACGTCGGGATGATCGCCGGCGCGCTGCTGCTCGCGACGCGCGTCGAGCCGCCGATCCTCGCGCTGGCGATCGGCGTCCTCGTGGGCGGGCTCGGCCAGCTCCTCGTCCAGATCCCGAGCCTCAGGAGCGCGGGGCTCCTGGTCTCGCCCTCGACGGAGCTCGACCACCCCGCGCTCGGGCGGCTCGTCCGGCTGCTCCTCCCCGCGGTCTTCGGCTTGGCCGCGGTGCAGGTGACCGTGTTCGTGAACACGCTGCTCGCCTCGCTCCTGCGGCCGGGCTCGATCTCCTACCTCTACTACGCCGATCGCGTGATGGAGTTCCCGCTCGGCGTCTTCGGCATCGCGCTCGCGTCGGCGTCCCTGCCGGTGATGGCGCGCCAGGCGGCCGCGGGCGAGACGCACGAGGTCGCCGCGACGCTGAACTTCTCCCTGCGCCTGGCCCTGTTCATCTCGATCCCGGCCTCGGTCGGCCTCGTTCTCCTGCGCGCGCCGATCATCCGTGTCCTCTTCGAGCGCGGGCGCTTCGGACCCGCGGAGAGCGCGGCCACCGCCGACGCGCTCCTGTGGTATGCGGTCGGTCTCGCCGGATTCGGCGCGTCGCGGATCGCCGCGCAGGCGTTCTACGCGCTCGGCCAGCCGGGCACCGCCGTGCGCTGGGGCATCGTGTCGGTGGCGGTGAACGTGCTGGCCGCGCTCGTGCTGATGGGCCCGCTCCAGCACGCGGGGCTCGCCGCCGCGTCGTCGATCGGCGCCTACGTGAACCTCCTGGCGCTTCTCTGGGTGGCTCGCCGGCGCCTCGGCCCGCTCGGCGGCCGGGCGCTCCTGGCGAGCG
The sequence above is a segment of the Candidatus Methylomirabilota bacterium genome. Coding sequences within it:
- the murJ gene encoding murein biosynthesis integral membrane protein MurJ, producing the protein MPEPRSDFKVSGTERQVVRALGSIGGATLVSRVTGFARDVIVALTFGAGPVTDAFFVAFRIPNILRRLLGEGALSTAMIPVFSDYAVTRPRPELLRMLRAVLALALVALTVTTVLGVLAAPWILRVIAPGFASDPGQAALATLLTRAMFPYLVLVGLAAVATGILYAQGRFFAGAIGPAVMNVGMIAGALLLATRVEPPILALAIGVLVGGLGQLLVQIPSLRSAGLLVSPSTELDHPALGRLVRLLLPAVFGLAAVQVTVFVNTLLASLLRPGSISYLYYADRVMEFPLGVFGIALASASLPVMARQAAAGETHEVAATLNFSLRLALFISIPASVGLVLLRAPIIRVLFERGRFGPAESAATADALLWYAVGLAGFGASRIAAQAFYALGQPGTAVRWGIVSVAVNVLAALVLMGPLQHAGLAAASSIGAYVNLLALLWVARRRLGPLGGRALLASGGRTLAASATLALWCVLALVLWPARPGLMHDLAWLAGTIGGGAALFWGASVALAMSERRALLDALPRRVFRDSRAP